Part of the Sulfurimonas denitrificans DSM 1251 genome is shown below.
GTTGTCTAAAAAATCATACATCATACTTGTTGAATCGACTTTGTCTTCAATAAAGTAGCTAGGTTTTACCAGAGCTATTTTTTCTATATGTTTTGCTGCTTCACTCATCTTTGCACTTGCAATTAATACTCTGCTTAACTTAAATGCTGCGACTACTGCAATATCTATATTGTCTGTTTCGCTCAACGCTTTTTCATATAATACTTGAGCCTTTGAATTGTTACCAGATTTCTCTAGAACCTCTGCCATATAGATATATCCCCATTTTGCATAAATAGAGTCATAATGCTCACTAAAGAGCCTGTCATAAAAATACTCTGCATCACTATTTAATCCGATTTTATTGTAAGCTCTTGCAATTAGGGAGAGTACTTCAGCAACATTTTCATCAGATGAGTAATCTCTTAAGTAATCTTTTGCAACTTCTACAAGCTTATCATTATCATTTAGTTTTGCGTGTGATCTAATCTTATAAAAAAGTAGTTCTGCTCTAAATAGCGAGGTAGGATACTCTTTAATAACATCATTACATAAATCAAGTGCAAACTCATAATTTTTGTCTTCATACAATTTTTTTATTTTTATATACTCTGTTGCATCGCCTACTCTTTTAATATGTACTGGATTTCCCTTGATATCTAAACTTCCAACATATGGGAATTTTTCTACATGTGATGTATATGGAATGTTTATGGAGAGAGGATTTTTTTTATTTTTTTGTATATATGGAATATCATCTTTATATCCAACTATCATCCAATGTCCAGATAGTTCTACATTTGCATTAAAGAGTGTCTCCTCTTTTGTCAAATTAAAAACTATAGGATAAAGCTTCATTTTTTGAAATGGTTTGATTATCAAGAAAAAGGTATTTTTTTTTACTTCACTCTCAATTTCAAAAAAACTATTTTGAATTTTTTCTATCTTTTGTGATGGAAGCTTGGAAAAAGCACAAACAATTTTTGTTACATTCTCAAAATCATCTTTAAACTCTTGACATAAAAACTTATCATTATGATTTAGATGAAGTGTAGAATAGGCTTGATGACTCTCTTTTGCACTTTGAAGAGATATCTCAAGAGCAAAAATCTTTAAAGCAAAAAGGAGAAGGAGTACTATTTTAAACAAATGCTCCCTCCTCCTTTATATAAAAAATATATTCTATTAATATCCGCTATTATATACAAAGAGCGTAACAAACTCTATGAGCTGATTTACTGCGACAAAAGCAAAAATAGTTCCTATAGCAGCAATACCAATAATTGTTTTAAGCGGAAGTGTTGCGTTTGCACTATATACATGTCCATTGTTTTCTACAACTGGATCTTTCATAAACATGTAAACTATCAGTTTTAGGTAGTAGTAACCTGCGATTGCTGAGTTAAGAGCCATAATTAGAGCTAAAACTGTGTAGCCACCAGTAATAGCAGAACTCATGAGATACATCTTGCCCCAAAATAGAGCAAATGGTGGAATACCTGCCAAACTTAGCATAAATAGAGCCATAATAGAAGCTGCAACTGGCGATGTTTTAACCATACCAGCAAACTTATCATAACTATGATCTGATTGTTGATGAGCAGGAAGGTTTTTTTGTCTGCTTATCCAAAGCATAGAGAATGACCCTAAATTAGTAAAACTAAAGAGTATCCAATACAAAAATAGTGCACTATTTGATTGTGTAGTGCCTATTAGTATCGCAGCCATTACAAAACCAGCATGTGATATTGAGCTATATGCCAGCATTCTTTTAACATCGCTTTGAACAAGTGCCCAGATGTTTGCCATAGTCATAGTTACTACAACACCCATATATAAAATAACCTCTAACCAAACAACCCCACTGTGAATTAAAAATTCAAAGAGTCTCATGGCTACTATAAATGCAGCTATCTTTGGAACAATTGACATATAACCAGCTAGTGCAGCTGAACTGCCCTCATAAACATCTGGCGTCCATGTATGAAATGGAACCATTGAGAGCTTAAAGCCAAACGCCGCAAGTAAAAAGACAACTCCTACAAGAACAAAGCCTATGTCCGCATAGTTGTTAGCTGTTAGAACTGTTGCAATTTGATTGATTTCAACTGAACCAGTAAGAGCATAAAAGACCATTGAACCGAAGCTGAAAAATCCAGCAGCAAGTGCACCCATTGTAAAGTATTTTACAGCTGCTTCAAATGACTTATCGCGATTGTGCATTGCTATTAGAGTGTAGAGTGCTAGTGAAGCTGTCTCTAAACCAACAAATATCAAAATTAAGTTATCTGTTGAAACCATAAATTGGAAGCCTGCAATCATAAACAAAAAGAGTGCGAAAAATTCAGGATATGAGAATTCGTGAAATCTCTTATGTGTAAGTGCTAATGGTATAAAGAGCATAGAAGCCCCAACGATAATAAACTGAGAGAGTATTGCCAAACCATCAATAAGCATCATATCAAATACGCCCATGATTGTTCCATTATTAGCAAATACGCCAGCAGAATCTACTAGTGCAACAAAATCAACTCCCAATATTAGAAGGCTTAGCATTACATACAAAGACTTATCTTGCTCACTCTTAAATAGATCTATAACTATAATAAAAAGTGCGCCAATAATTGGAATCAACATTGGCACAAGAGTCATTAGATTTAATGACTCAATTGATACATTTACAGGTGATAACATTAGTGTGCCTCCCTTTGCGATTTACTAATAAGCTCCATCTCTTTATTGACATTTGGTATTCTTAATTTTGCCTCTTGCGTTAAAGATTTCTCATGCATTAAAGTAACAACTCCCTCAACGCTTTTGTTTATTGGCTCTAAAATTGGTTTTGGATAGATTCCAAGCCAGATAGTAATAATCGTTAGTGGAATAAGTGCTAAGAGCTCTCTTTTGTTTATATCTGGGAGATTTCTGTTCTCCTCATGAGTCACAACTCCAAAGAACATCTTTTTATATGCAGATAACATGTAGATTGCACCAACTATAATTGCAGTCCCTGCAAGGAGTGTTAAGATGTGTGACTGCTTGTAAAAGCCGAGTAAACTTAAAAACTCTCCAACAAAGTTTATAGTAAGAGGCAGACCCACAGAAGCCATAAGCATAATTCCAAAGATGGTTGCATAACGAGGCATAACCGAAGCTAAACCGCCAAATTCACTCATTAGTTTTGTATGTCTTCTGTCATAAATTACACCGACAAGGAAAAAGAGCGCACCAGAGACTACTCCATGAGCTATCATTAAAAAGATTGAACCTGTAATACCCTCAACGTTAAGTGCAAACGTTCCCAAAATAATTACACCCATGTGTGATACAGATGAGTAAGCAACAACCTGTTTAATATCTTTTTGCGCATAAGCAACCATTGCAGTATATATAATCATAATAATTGCTAAAACTGCTATTGGATACATAAAGTAAACTGACGCATCTGGAAAAAGTGGCAAAGAGAAGCGAATAAACGCATACGTACCCATTTTAAGAAGTATTGCCGCAAGTATTACTGAACCAATAGTAGGTGCCTGACCGTGAGCGTATGGTAGCCACGTATGGAATGGAAACATTGGAACTTTGATAGCAAAACCAAAGAAAAAAGCAATAAAGAGCCAATTTTGAAATGATTCTGGAAGTATCAGACGGTACCAGTCAAGAAGTGCAAAACTCCACTCTCCTGTTGCTTGATAGTAAAAATATGCCATAAATAGCATACCTACTAACATGACAAGCGAGCCTGCAAATGTATATAGGAAAAATTTAACTGAAGCATAAATTCTAAGCGGTCCACCCCACGCACCAATAATATATAACATTGGTACAAGAGACAACTCCCAAAAGAGATAAAATACAATAGCATCAAGTGCAACAAAGACACCAACCATAGTCATCTGCAAGAACAGAAGCGTAATAATTAGGTTTTTAATATCTTTCATCTCTCCAAGTGAAGCAATTCCTATCATCGTAAAGAACGCCGCTAGTATGATAATAAACAGAGAGATTCCATCAACACCAACTATATAGTTGATACCAAAAGCTGGAACTAATGCAATCTGTTCCATAAACTGCATACCAGATAGAGTAGAATCAAATGCAAACCATAGCCACATAGCAAGTCCAAACTCAATTGTAGCAACAGCTACACCATAAGAGCGTATGCTGTTTTTGTTAACTACAAACCCAAGAATACCTGCTAAGGCTGGGAAGAAAATTAAAATCGATAATATATGATCTAGCATACGTTAAACTCCTAAACCTGAGAGAATTGTCTTAATTTCTCCAGAATATCTAGCCGCTAGTCCAAAAACTACAGCTAGTGATAGTAAAGCAACAGTTCCTGCTACCATCCATTTTAGCATGGTAGAAAGATTTCCACTCTGCATAACTCTTGTTGTATTTCCTGTTTTATAAAGTATATTTGCCATACCATCAACAGTTCCATCTACAATTTTTTGGTCTATTTTTGTCCAGAAAACTTCTGATAGCTCTCTATATGCCTTAACTATATACTGTTCATAAAAATATGGGATGTAGTATTGGTTAATAAGAAGTTTATATACAAAACTATTCTCCATTTTAGAAGTTCCATCTGGTACTTTTATATCTTTTTTTGTATATTTTTTATATGCATAAAAAATTGCCAAGGCAACAAGAAGTTGAGTTCCTATTGTCATAATCCAGTAAGTTGCAGCAGAGTGAACATGGTACTCAGTAGAAGGTAAAAGCTGCGTAACCATCTCGAAATATCCAGCTTTGAATGCTCCTGCAATAATTGCTAAAAGAAGAAGTGGACTCATAGCTATTAACATAAACTTGTACGCTTCATGTGGATGAATACCAAATAGTTTGTATCTCTCCTCTCCGTGGAATATTAGTGCAACAAGTCTAAATGAGTAAAATGCTGTAAGCGCTGCAGTAAATAGAAGCACTGCGTAGATTACATAGTGATGATTAACAAAAGCTACTTCCAAAATTAAATCTTTTGAGAAGAATCCAGCTAGCGGAAAGATTCCAGCGAGTGCCACTGAAGCTATGGTCATCATTAAAAATGTGCCCTTCATTACCTTGTTTAATCCACCCATTTTAAACGGATCCAACTCATCATGCATAGCATGCATAACATTTCCTGCACCCAAGAATAGAAGCGCTTTAAAGAATGCGTGAGCCATAAGGTGAAAAAGTGCTACCCAATAAGCTCCAAGCCCAGCAGCAGCAAACATATAACCTAGCTGTGAGAGTGTAGAGTATGCAATAACTCTTTTCATATCACGATTAACTAACGCCATAGATGCTGCAAAAAGAGCAACAAATGCTCCAAGACTTGCAATAAATAGCCCTACATTAGGGATTAGCTCATAAAGAGGGCTTGAGCGAACTACCAAATAAACACCAGCTGTAACCATAGTTGCTGCGTGAATTAGCGCTGATACTGGAGTTGGTCCCTCCATAGCATCTGCTAACCAAGTGTGAAGTGGAAACTGTGCAGATTTACCCATAGCTCCAATAAATAAGAAGATTCCTATCCATGTAATAGTAGCAGTATCAAGTGATGGCATTGCTGCAAAAGCACCATCATATTGTAGTGTCCCTGTGTTCCAGTAAACCAAGAAGATGCCAATTAACATCCCAAGGTCAGCAATACGATTCATGATAAACGCTTCATTAGCTGCCCAAGACGCACTCTCTTTGTGATACCAAAAACCAATTAGTAACCATGAACAAAGCCCTACACCTTCCCAACCGATAAAGAGACCTGCAAAGTTATCACTCATAACAAGTATCATCATAGAGAAAACAAAAGCAGAAAGGTAAGAGAAGAATCTGTTAAAGCCTTTATCATGGTCCATATAACCAATAGCGTAAACATGAACAACAGTTGAAACCAATGTTACAACCATCATCATAACCACGCTTACCTGATCAACTACAAAGCCAAAAGGAATATATAAATCTCCCGTAGCCATCCATGTCATCATCTCTACATGTAGCGTATGTCCTGTTGTAAATACTAATATTAGTAAAATAGTACTGCTAATAAGAGATACCCCAAGAAGCGCACTAGGTACAATTCCAGCTATTTTTGTCTTTGGTGAAGCCCCAAAAAGTGCTGCAAACAAAGAACCAACAAGTGGTGAGAAAAGTGCTGTATATAAAAATAGTTCCATATCTTATCCTCTCATCGTTGACATATTGTCAAGGTCAATATTGTTATGTTTTTTATGCCATACAATTAAAAGCCCAAGCCCTACAGCAACCTCTGATGCAGCAATTGCTATTACAAAAAATGCAAACATCTGTCCAGTCAAATCACCATAATAGTGTGAGATTGCAGCAAAAGAGATATTTACTGAATTTAGGAGTATCTCAGTTGCAAAAAAGAGCATAAGTAGATTTTTTCTTCTCATAACCCCAACTAAACCTATAGCAAAAAGTATAGTTGAGAGTACAAGATAGTGATTTAATCCAATTTCCATCATAGGTTCACCTTTTTATCTTCTTCTTTCATCGCCATAAGCTCAGAATCACTCATAAGAGTAAGAGAGAGATCCATCTTCTTTCCTGCAAGAACGATTCCAGCAATCATTGCCACTAACAACATTACTGCGGCTACTTCAAAAGGTACAAGATACTTTGTAAAAAGCACCATACCAACTTCTTGAACATTCCCCACACCCTCACTCATAGGATAGAGCGCTTCTATATTGCTTCCTACTATTGGAGCTGCAACGATAATAACTACCATAAGTGCCGCTAAAGAGCTAAGACCGATAACTATCGCTTTATTTCCCTGCTTCTCTTTTACCTCTCTTGTTGTATCAAAGAACATCATACCAAAAGCATAAAGCGCCATAACAGCACCAGAGTAAACAACTATTTGGACTGCACCCAAAAAGTCAGCACCTAAGATAAAGAAAAACGCCGATATAAAAATCATTCCAGCTGCAAGTGCTGAGAGGGCATATAACGCTTGTGACGTTGTTACCGCAATATAGAACATTGCAATTGTTAAAAAAGCGAAAAGATAAAATGCTATTGCTTCAAACATAACCAAACTCCTTAATAAGCTAGAGGTGTTTTTTTAACACGCTCATCTTCATGTGGTGTAATTGCACCAAAACCTTCAAACTCTTTTTGAGTTCCTGCTTTCATCTTATCAAGAGGAGTGAGCATATCTTGGTACATTATAAAGTGCTCTCTTTGATCACTTGCATTCTCATACTCTCCACCATGGGTAATTGCAAGTTCTGGGCAAACTTCAGCGCAGTATCCACAAAAAATACAACGACCCAGATTGATACTGTATTCTGTTACCTCTTTACGAGAATTTTCATCTAATTTTGTATCAATTCTAATACAGTTAGATATACAAATCTTCTCACAAAGCCCACACCCAATACATCTCTCAGTGTCTGATTCCCAAAGTCTCTTCATCTCATGAACAGCTCTGTATCTTGGACCTATTGGCATCTTCTCAAGAGGATACTGAATCGTGTGAATATCAAATCTTATCATCTCACGAAGAACTACCCAAAGACCAACAAACAACTCACCTCTGATTGCTCTTCTTAGCGTTCTTGTAAATTTGCCCCAGCCATCAGTTGGATAAGGGGCAATATCTACCATGTAGTACTCACTACTTAATTCAGTTACATTTCTATTATTAAAATGTTCTTCTATATGTTCATTATGCATCTCTTCCCCTTACATCATTACAATAGCTGTGATAACTATATTTATCAATGCTATTGGCATTAAAACTTTCCAACACAACCACATCAATTGATCTGGTCTGATATCTGGCCAAGCCGCTCTTGTCCATAGGAAGAAGAAGAAGAAAAATGCGACTTTAGCTAGTAACCCAAGTGCTCCCAAGAGGCTTCCATCTCCATATCCACCTAAGAAAAGAAGTGAAATTACAAAAGAGATAAAGAACATATTTGCATACTCACCGATGAAGAAAAGTCCCCATCTCATACCAGAGTACTCTGTTCCAAATCCATCAATAATCTCATGGTCATTTGCTATTAAGTGGAATGGTGTTCTTCCTGTCTCAGCAAAAGCTGCTATCCAAAACAGAATAAACGCAACTGGTTGAGTCCACACTATCCAACTTGTAATTCCAGCTGATTGATACTCATTAAAATCAATCAGTGACAAAGAGCCAACCATCATAATAGGCGCTAAAATAGAGAGTCCAGTAACTACCTCATAAGAGATAAATACAGCTGCGCCCCTTGCCGCTGAGATAAGTGAGAACTTATTTGCAGAAGCCATACCACCAAGAAGCGGACCATAAAGACCAACTCCCATGATTCCTAGTATGTATAAGATACCAATATTTATGTCTGATACTATTGGATGGACTTCGTATCCAAAAATTGTAAAAGATGGTAAAAATGGAATTGCAGCAGCTGCCATAAAAGCTGTTGCTGCTGTAATTACTGGTGCAATTTTAAAGATTCTCCCCACAACATTTGTAGGAACAATATCCTCTTTTGTGAAGAGTTTGATACCATCAGCTGCAACTTGCAACAATCCAAAAGGACCAACGTTTACAGGTCCAAGACGGCGCTGCATAAATGCAAGAACCTTTCTCTCAAAGTAGGTTCCAATCCCAGCTAATGCTGAGAATATCAGTACAATAACGACGATTTTTATTATCGTCTCTATAAAATATGACGCTTCCATATATTACACCCTTTCAATCGAAGCTGTTGCAAAGCGGTATGAGCTAAACAGCGCCTCTGAATTTAATTTAGAATCAAAAGTCGGCAGAACTATAATATCCCCGCTTATTTTGTTATCACTAACTATGCTTGCTACAAGTTCACCGTTCGCACTCTTAACTCTCACGGTCTCTCCTTCATTAAAATCAGATTTAGCCAAGAACTCTTCACTCATATAAACACCACTTACCTCATCAAGATTTGTAGTTTTATGCGTAAATGGAGTGAACTGTCTAACTGGATTTGCCAGATAAATCAGAGTTCCCTCAAGTTTTGTATCACTAAATTTCTCAACACTCTCATCACCACATGTAGATACTGCAATATTTTCAAGCAGGTATCCACGACACTCTGTGCCATCATTCTCATAATGGTTTGGTAACTCATCAAAATCTTTTGAGATAAACCCGCTTTTTGTTGGAAGCATTTTTGTATATTCTATTACATGTTGTGCATCAAAACCTAACGCATTTGCAATATCATTAAGTTCATATCCATTATAACCAATAGCCGCATTTGTCGGGTTTACTCTTTTATTTATGCTTGTTAGAGTTCCCTCTTGTTGATTGATTGCAGGCATATCCAAATCTCCATCGCCTAAAGCTGAGAGTGTAAAGTCTGCTTTAGTGTTGTAACCAATAGCATAAGAGCCAATTTCATCATCAAGTTCACAAATAAGTGCTACTCCAAGAGAGTTCGTAAGAGTAGGAATCATTGTTACTTCAAATGCACTATATTTCTCTATCAATGCCAATAAGCGAGCAAGATTTTTTGAGTTTGGATGTGTATATAAATCTGGTCCAGCAATTAGAGAGAAACTATCTTTTTTAGCCAAGTTTTTTTCTAACTCTTCCATAAAGTTCTCTTTAGCGCCTAAAATCTCTAAAAGGGCGTTTTCATCAACTTCAACCTCTTTAGAGATTTTTTTAGGAACCATTTTTTTCTTCTCTTCTTCAACCTCTTCTTCTTCGCCACTCTCTTCATTTTTCTTCATAACTTTAACTATTTCAGTAATCTCTTCTTTGATTATCTCTTCAACAGTTATAGTTTTTTTCGAGTGAAATGATGCTAAGTACTCAACTATCTCAGATGGAAGTTTCTCTTTATCTGCAAATAAATCAAGGATTAGATAAAGGACAACTTCTTCTTGAAGTGGAGCATGATACATAGTCATTATACTTTTGCCAAGCCCCTCAATTACTGGGTCTTTTAGAGGATGAAAATATAATCCAGCACCTTTATTTACAGTCATAGAGTTATTTAGAGCATATCTCGCATTTGGGTTATCGCTCTTTAGAGCTGTTCCCACTGAGATAACAAAGTTTACATTATGAGTTGCTTCTAAGTCATAACCATAAAGTTTAGTACCACTAATTTCGCTGTAACTGTTTAAGAATCTCTGAAGCGCTTTTGCCTCTTTGTTTACAAGTTTATAGCCAAATTTCTCTTTAAGAGCTTGAAGAAGGTAAGCTTCTTCGTTTGTAATAGTTGAAGTAAATTTTAGAGTATCCGCTTTTTTAAATGCTTCTACTGCTTTTTTAAATGCTACTTCATCTTTAGCGTCCACTACATTTTGATAGTCAAAACCGTATCTTCCAGCGCCGCAAAGTGCAACATAGTTCCACTCATTCATAACACGATAAATTTTTGCCTCTGTGTTATCAATGCTTGTATGTTTTACATCATAACTTATTTGGCATCCCGCAGAACAGTGTCCACAAGTTGCAGGAATCTGCTTTAATTCCCACGCATTAGATTTGTATATAAAGTGTGTGTCAACAAGAGCGCCAACAGGACAAACAG
Proteins encoded:
- the nuoN gene encoding NADH-quinone oxidoreductase subunit NuoN; the protein is MLSPVNVSIESLNLMTLVPMLIPIIGALFIIVIDLFKSEQDKSLYVMLSLLILGVDFVALVDSAGVFANNGTIMGVFDMMLIDGLAILSQFIIVGASMLFIPLALTHKRFHEFSYPEFFALFLFMIAGFQFMVSTDNLILIFVGLETASLALYTLIAMHNRDKSFEAAVKYFTMGALAAGFFSFGSMVFYALTGSVEINQIATVLTANNYADIGFVLVGVVFLLAAFGFKLSMVPFHTWTPDVYEGSSAALAGYMSIVPKIAAFIVAMRLFEFLIHSGVVWLEVILYMGVVVTMTMANIWALVQSDVKRMLAYSSISHAGFVMAAILIGTTQSNSALFLYWILFSFTNLGSFSMLWISRQKNLPAHQQSDHSYDKFAGMVKTSPVAASIMALFMLSLAGIPPFALFWGKMYLMSSAITGGYTVLALIMALNSAIAGYYYLKLIVYMFMKDPVVENNGHVYSANATLPLKTIIGIAAIGTIFAFVAVNQLIEFVTLFVYNSGY
- a CDS encoding NADH-quinone oxidoreductase subunit M — encoded protein: MLDHILSILIFFPALAGILGFVVNKNSIRSYGVAVATIEFGLAMWLWFAFDSTLSGMQFMEQIALVPAFGINYIVGVDGISLFIIILAAFFTMIGIASLGEMKDIKNLIITLLFLQMTMVGVFVALDAIVFYLFWELSLVPMLYIIGAWGGPLRIYASVKFFLYTFAGSLVMLVGMLFMAYFYYQATGEWSFALLDWYRLILPESFQNWLFIAFFFGFAIKVPMFPFHTWLPYAHGQAPTIGSVILAAILLKMGTYAFIRFSLPLFPDASVYFMYPIAVLAIIMIIYTAMVAYAQKDIKQVVAYSSVSHMGVIILGTFALNVEGITGSIFLMIAHGVVSGALFFLVGVIYDRRHTKLMSEFGGLASVMPRYATIFGIMLMASVGLPLTINFVGEFLSLLGFYKQSHILTLLAGTAIIVGAIYMLSAYKKMFFGVVTHEENRNLPDINKRELLALIPLTIITIWLGIYPKPILEPINKSVEGVVTLMHEKSLTQEAKLRIPNVNKEMELISKSQREAH
- the nuoL gene encoding NADH-quinone oxidoreductase subunit L; this translates as MELFLYTALFSPLVGSLFAALFGASPKTKIAGIVPSALLGVSLISSTILLILVFTTGHTLHVEMMTWMATGDLYIPFGFVVDQVSVVMMMVVTLVSTVVHVYAIGYMDHDKGFNRFFSYLSAFVFSMMILVMSDNFAGLFIGWEGVGLCSWLLIGFWYHKESASWAANEAFIMNRIADLGMLIGIFLVYWNTGTLQYDGAFAAMPSLDTATITWIGIFLFIGAMGKSAQFPLHTWLADAMEGPTPVSALIHAATMVTAGVYLVVRSSPLYELIPNVGLFIASLGAFVALFAASMALVNRDMKRVIAYSTLSQLGYMFAAAGLGAYWVALFHLMAHAFFKALLFLGAGNVMHAMHDELDPFKMGGLNKVMKGTFLMMTIASVALAGIFPLAGFFSKDLILEVAFVNHHYVIYAVLLFTAALTAFYSFRLVALIFHGEERYKLFGIHPHEAYKFMLIAMSPLLLLAIIAGAFKAGYFEMVTQLLPSTEYHVHSAATYWIMTIGTQLLVALAIFYAYKKYTKKDIKVPDGTSKMENSFVYKLLINQYYIPYFYEQYIVKAYRELSEVFWTKIDQKIVDGTVDGMANILYKTGNTTRVMQSGNLSTMLKWMVAGTVALLSLAVVFGLAARYSGEIKTILSGLGV
- the nuoK gene encoding NADH-quinone oxidoreductase subunit NuoK, yielding MMEIGLNHYLVLSTILFAIGLVGVMRRKNLLMLFFATEILLNSVNISFAAISHYYGDLTGQMFAFFVIAIAASEVAVGLGLLIVWHKKHNNIDLDNMSTMRG
- a CDS encoding NADH-quinone oxidoreductase subunit J — protein: MFEAIAFYLFAFLTIAMFYIAVTTSQALYALSALAAGMIFISAFFFILGADFLGAVQIVVYSGAVMALYAFGMMFFDTTREVKEKQGNKAIVIGLSSLAALMVVIIVAAPIVGSNIEALYPMSEGVGNVQEVGMVLFTKYLVPFEVAAVMLLVAMIAGIVLAGKKMDLSLTLMSDSELMAMKEEDKKVNL
- the nuoI gene encoding NADH-quinone oxidoreductase subunit NuoI, with protein sequence MHNEHIEEHFNNRNVTELSSEYYMVDIAPYPTDGWGKFTRTLRRAIRGELFVGLWVVLREMIRFDIHTIQYPLEKMPIGPRYRAVHEMKRLWESDTERCIGCGLCEKICISNCIRIDTKLDENSRKEVTEYSINLGRCIFCGYCAEVCPELAITHGGEYENASDQREHFIMYQDMLTPLDKMKAGTQKEFEGFGAITPHEDERVKKTPLAY
- the nuoH gene encoding NADH-quinone oxidoreductase subunit NuoH, producing the protein MEASYFIETIIKIVVIVLIFSALAGIGTYFERKVLAFMQRRLGPVNVGPFGLLQVAADGIKLFTKEDIVPTNVVGRIFKIAPVITAATAFMAAAAIPFLPSFTIFGYEVHPIVSDINIGILYILGIMGVGLYGPLLGGMASANKFSLISAARGAAVFISYEVVTGLSILAPIMMVGSLSLIDFNEYQSAGITSWIVWTQPVAFILFWIAAFAETGRTPFHLIANDHEIIDGFGTEYSGMRWGLFFIGEYANMFFISFVISLLFLGGYGDGSLLGALGLLAKVAFFFFFFLWTRAAWPDIRPDQLMWLCWKVLMPIALINIVITAIVMM
- a CDS encoding NADH-quinone oxidoreductase subunit G, which gives rise to MSKITINIDGREIQTQEGEYILNAARANDIFIPAICYLTRCSPTLACRLCLVEADGKQVYACNAKSKEGMSVVTSTENIIKERRAIMEVYDVNHPLECGVCDQSGECELQNYTLEMGVDAQHYAVKDVNRKDIDWGHIHYNPGLCIVCERCVTTCKDMIGDNALKTVARGADALEAEYKESMPKDAYAMWNKLNKSLIGLTSGEEMLDCTSCGECAAVCPVGALVDTHFIYKSNAWELKQIPATCGHCSAGCQISYDVKHTSIDNTEAKIYRVMNEWNYVALCGAGRYGFDYQNVVDAKDEVAFKKAVEAFKKADTLKFTSTITNEEAYLLQALKEKFGYKLVNKEAKALQRFLNSYSEISGTKLYGYDLEATHNVNFVISVGTALKSDNPNARYALNNSMTVNKGAGLYFHPLKDPVIEGLGKSIMTMYHAPLQEEVVLYLILDLFADKEKLPSEIVEYLASFHSKKTITVEEIIKEEITEIVKVMKKNEESGEEEEVEEEKKKMVPKKISKEVEVDENALLEILGAKENFMEELEKNLAKKDSFSLIAGPDLYTHPNSKNLARLLALIEKYSAFEVTMIPTLTNSLGVALICELDDEIGSYAIGYNTKADFTLSALGDGDLDMPAINQQEGTLTSINKRVNPTNAAIGYNGYELNDIANALGFDAQHVIEYTKMLPTKSGFISKDFDELPNHYENDGTECRGYLLENIAVSTCGDESVEKFSDTKLEGTLIYLANPVRQFTPFTHKTTNLDEVSGVYMSEEFLAKSDFNEGETVRVKSANGELVASIVSDNKISGDIIVLPTFDSKLNSEALFSSYRFATASIERV